The Glycine soja cultivar W05 chromosome 15, ASM419377v2, whole genome shotgun sequence region aaatcttTCTATCAATGGGtacttaacaattaattttagatattcTGTTTGGATATGGAAATAATCATCATTTGCAAATTAATGACCATATTTTGTTTAAACATggaaattatcataatttagaCATTGGGCTATTCCTAATTAGTTGATTCTTAACAAtcgatttttaaatattatcgtATCGATTTTGGCATATTATTTTAAACCGACTTCACTTTTATATTTGCTTTTACTGTAACCATCGTCAAGTTATTGAAGTTAAATTAATACGCATATtttattcacatttttttatttttcctttaaaattaattggtactaaacaatcaattttaagtaTTCTGTCAGAGtatgaaaataatcataatttcaaattaataaacatattctGTTAGAGTATTATGTTATTCATATTCTTTGttcgaattttttttcactttgatttttatattgctTTGGATGGAAAAGAGGTATGAcctttgtcttttttattccttttttttgtctaattttttgtggTGATTTTTGGGACAGGTTAATAGCGGTGCTCAAGGTCACGCGCTTTGCCCATGCAAGGCCCTTCTTTGTTCGGTTTTTTTCCCCTTAGGTTTTTATATTACTTTGGACGGGAAAAAGGTGTGACCTTTGTCTGATTCCGACGAGGTTCCACGGAAAAAAGGTGTGGTCTTTTGCAGCAATATGATTCACGGGACagtgttgaagaataaagattccatttttatctattttttccatttttttgtctaattttttgtggTGATTTTTGGGATAGGCTAACCGTGGTGCTGAAGGCGACAACGCTTTGCTAgatttgttctttatttctgagaatatttgcaatttttcttttttcccaagAAACTCCTCTTTTCTGGAAGACTAAAGGTGTCATTTTTATCTTCCACCACGAATCTATTCCAAGCACactatttttcctatttttccCGAAACCTAATCAATTTTTTTGCCTCATTTTTTGTGGTCGATTTTTGGGACAGGCTAAAATGTTGTTGTAAATCTAACATGTTGAGGCAACCCTTCACAAGGCAATAGAACTTTGTCATCCAAACTTGTGTTGTTTCATCCTTTGGCATAGCCTTTAGCGGTACCTTCCTTCTTTCACTCTATTCTATGTCTTTGTGAATTTCTTAATATTGTTGTCATAGCTGTAGTGTTTTCAATTGGTTAGTTTTTGTGATTTGTAACCCTATTTTTCATTTCATGAGCTCGATATTGTTGGTTTTGAATTTAacaaggattttttttcaaaggttGGATTTTTGTGGGAGATTTGTATTTTATCCGCTGTGATTTCCTTTATTAAAGTTATGTTTTTCttgcaatttttattataaCCTTAGATTGTTTCTTAACAGGATGGTGAAGCTGCATATGAGAAGGTGACAAACAGTTATCATGTTCTGAGACAAATAGAGTGGTGATGACCCATTTTGGTTGATGGAGAAATTTTTATGTTACTTTGTTATAACAATTTAAAGTTGTAATTTGATCATTATGGTTTTCAAGCAATACATTTTATTGTTTACAATTTGctgaaaaacataaattaaaaacacatttttaatattacttaCACTGAGTTatttaataatagtaattttattgatttcacttggatataaaaatattttttccattaaaagTATGATAAGATCTTTTCGTTTTGATAATAATTAAGTTACAAAAATTGGTTCCAGTATTATAAACTCTCTCATTTTATCTACTTCTAACAGTTTTTCCACTTTAAATTTAGAATCAATTGTGGGTAAGATTTTCGTTATTTTATGGATCATatacttgaaaaatatattatttatggtataataatattattaagcgTGCAATGATTGCTTGTAAGCAATTGTTATTATATAAACAATTACTTCATATTTTATacttcaataataaataaaaaaaatttagtgacTTTATTCAACATTAAACAACTCACGTAAATATCTCATTAAAATTCCTTTAAGCAATCAACACATATCTAAAATTAAtagcaaatttaattatattaatgagCATGTTTTAAGGTTATTTCGCATTGTACAATTCCTTTATTTGTGGGATTTATTTCTCATACaataattcattaaattatagaattgattttaacctaTCTCTAGATCtcagataaattaaaattttattgataaaaccttttcaaTTGTGGCCAATATCTTACTACGAAAAATTCTGACAACTtcgggagaaaaaaaaagggcatTACTTATTACAGAGATGGTATGATTTGATTCTTATCATCTATGTTTTGCAAATTGAGAAATTTTAATCCTATTATTCAATTTGAGCCCATCACCAATAGCATACCTAGATTATAGATATGAAAGAATATTTTGGGTAAAagtaattattgataattttaaataaaccatTCGACTCTTACTACAAATCCATTTGTTTGGATAAAACCCAGCTcactaaaaattaaacaaaaacgttagaaaaattaaaaaaacctttccattaataggtacttggcattaatttaaatattttgttggaGTATGAAAATGGTCATGATCTTCAAATTAATAAGAGTATTCTGTTACGATATGAGAATAATCATAATATCATGTTACTTAACGATcaactttaaatattatattgtcaattttaatatattattaaaaccaACTTCAGTTTTGTGTTCCTAATTATGtagtcatttttcttttaatcaaacaaatcattataataaattcattgttttaaaatatgaatattaacataagattaatgtttcaaacggaaaaaaaatacaatttaaatatatcaaagattaaaatcaaacttttagAATTCAGTTTATTCGAATTAACCAAATAAttagattgataaaaaaattatagtaaacCAGCTTCAATTCAAATTAGTTGGTACTTAGCaatcaatattaaatatattattaaaaccaacttcaattttgttgtgttttccGTAATCACGACCAATTTattaacgtttaattaataaacatattttattagtatttttttatttttttaattgataactacttaacaatcaattttaaatggcATGTTGTTGAGATACGGAAATAatcatgattttcaaattaataatcatATTCTCATCTGGATTTAAGTTCTGTTTGTGGGGGATTTGGATTTTACCACCTGTGGTTTTCTTTATTTAAGTTTTGTTCTACTCCCAGTTTTTGTACTTACCTTAGATTGTTTCTTATATCAtttgttatttctatttttccATAATATTGAAGCTGCAATTGAGGAGGTGAAGAAGAGTAACCATGTTTGGAGAAAATTCCAATAATGATGACCCCATTTTGATGATGGGGAAATTTTTATCTTACTTTGTTTTGACcgtttaaaattgtaatttaattattatgatttccagtcaatgtattttattattattatgctagGTGAGGTTATTTCAATGGcttatactttttatattttttcatcccTCTGGATTACAGGGATTCCAACTTACATTTATAGGTAGACCATCTCAACATTTTTAAAACGATTTTGCATTATTCTCttatagtataaatattttGGCTCAtatcaatttggtatatagttgaattttatttttgcgTTTGTGCATAGAGGAAAATTTGTTGCACGAGATAAAAGGAGGACTCAAAACAAACAGATGAAGAAATGGGGAACAATGGTATAGAAAACAAACCTGTAGTTACGATTGAAGGATACCTATGACTGACGTTCTTTCTAAAAGTTATCGTTCTCGGATTGTTTGGTGTTCTCGGCCAAGAACATAGGGCAAGTGTTGCCAGTtcataaaaaagttaaagatgATAAAGcaaacaacataattttttaacccACACTAACTATCACGTTATTTGCATGGGATCGTGATAACAATATTTGATATGCATATCCAACAATATATTAACTATCTCCTTacgatatttaaaatttgtttttaataaacatGTAATATATGTAATTACAATCACACTCAATCCTTTTAAAAAACTATATGCACAATATTTATAGTACTTGCAATAGAATGTCAACCCGAGCCTCCGCACGGACCTCAAACTAGTTACTAATAATATGTTTAAGACACGTTTATAACAACCCAGCAATAATCAATAAAACAAGGAAAAGAAGACAATTGAAAGATGTGGACGCAAGTGGACCAAAACCAATGGTATATGCCCAACCAATAGAATGCTGCTAGAAGCCGCCCCGGCCCCCTAAATTGAAAAGGACTGAATCTTCAACTTGATCCAATTTTTAACTATGGAACTTTTTAgctataaatatatacataaagcTACTAAATATCTCATGTATCATACAGATATTTTTCAGTTGAACTAACAACAAAAGAAACATATATAGttgaaataactaaataaaataaataacataagtttaggataaataaattttaaaaaattcaaagtagaattcatttgaaaatataattttcttacatttgagaaaaattgacgtgaaaatttaaaaatagtaaaattaagatttaaagaaaaaagtaatattaacatacaaatttgaAAAAGTGTTTGTAtttagtctctttttttttggtaaagtaTTTAgtgtctaatatttttttattcatagggTCTAATAATGCTTTAAACATGATGTCTTggatatttgtaaaaaaaaaagaagagaaatcaACCGAAAATATGATACGATATGGTTGGATCTttccataaaatatatttttaaaaagaattgaagaattttaaatataactaaattttaaatagaaaattaaatttacaatcAACTCAAAAAGATTAGAACTTATGAGaatatcttaatattttatcgtaaaaataaagattcttaattatgaaaaaatttctTGCATTCAAGTGCAATGACtataaattgtattaaaaatatattcatttgtaaaatttattttacacatatttaattttaaataaaagtgcatgtggtaaaaaaaaaataggtacaaaATTTCTCCTCTGTACTAATTCCTAAATAACTCCGAAGAACTAATGAACCTAGCGTGGTGGTGTTCAAGTTGTCGATCACTCACTCAATGTCACATCCATCACCAAAGAGAAAAGGTCCCATCCACCATaaattattgtacaattcaaaAACCATGTAATTCACATCAAATTTcgtgacattatttttttaagttaaaaatgttgaagaaaaaatattatatagtaataatataaaataattttatattattatctaattataaattattatgtataaaaaatttataaattttaaaataattattttaaaaatgatatgataatttctgagcaacttccaaagatttttttaaacactAATAATACATAATCATTGATCGTTAAGCTCAATTTAATTAGGTGTGATATGAAAATTGAAGAAGAATATATGATTAATGTGAGATaattatctaataatttctcCCCAACCACATAATCTAGAGAGATGATGGTATGCCACCACCGGATTCCATCATCCCATCAGGTGAATTCTCCAGCGGACACAAAGGGCCAACAACATCAACGGGCGTTCTACAAATCGGGCAATCCAAGTGGGAGTAAAGCCACATGTCTATGCAAAGAACGTGGAAATAGTGCTTGCACTGTGGAAGCTTCCTCACCTCTTCACCTTCTTCATAAACCGATAAGCAAACGGAGCACTCAAATTCATCATCATCttgctcttcttcttcttgttcttcttctttggcCACAACTTCTTTCTTGTACTTGAAGCTCGACAACAAGTTCCTTTGTTGGCTGTCCTCGAAGCTCCTCGTTCTCATCTCGGGCACTCGTACAATATCTCTATTTTGCCCAGTACTTTGCGACGGCAGCGCATGGCGCGTGTGGCTCCGTCTTAGGAGGACGAGGTTGTATATGGCTAGTACTATGGCGGCGGTTCCGACCACCACGAGACCGTAGTACAACATGGGCATGCTGTTGCTCTTGGTTGATGGAGAGGAGGGTGGAGGAGGGGATGAGATGGTGAAGGGGCTTAGAACATCACCCATGATGGTTATAATTTAGTGTTTTGGTGAAATTCGAAGAGAGAACACAAGTTTTGAAGAAAGTTCTTTTGTAGACAACTAACTATAGTATACACCCTTATGGCCTTATCTATTCAATGAGGGTTATAATTTAGATGATGGAATTATTGGAGGGggtttattgatttatttttattgaaaatattaaattaatgttaaGTAGTTAAGCTAAAAGCCGTGGTGGTTATGTTATCATTGAAGGGgagaatataattattttttgctcAAGTTGGATATAATATGTCATGgaatatttactattttagaGAAGACTAAGAGGAGCAGACAAAGAAATGTACTATAAAGGGGGCAGTGAACAAAGATGGGTGAGAGTGACCAGAATTTTGTAGA contains the following coding sequences:
- the LOC114387431 gene encoding RING-H2 finger protein ATL1-like translates to MGDVLSPFTISSPPPPSSPSTKSNSMPMLYYGLVVVGTAAIVLAIYNLVLLRRSHTRHALPSQSTGQNRDIVRVPEMRTRSFEDSQQRNLLSSFKYKKEVVAKEEEQEEEEQDDDEFECSVCLSVYEEGEEVRKLPQCKHYFHVLCIDMWLYSHLDCPICRTPVDVVGPLCPLENSPDGMMESGGGIPSSL